A genome region from Paludibacterium sp. B53371 includes the following:
- a CDS encoding 6-phosphofructokinase produces the protein MTATPLLYLQSGGPTAVLNASAQGVIEAARRLDRPLLAARDGLAGLVKGELVDTAHASDSEVARLHTLPGASFGVSRHMVPSWEEAPQEWLALRDRLERHDIHHLLINGGNGSIGCAARLAQFEQHTGYPLTVIGIPKTIDNDLVGTDFSPGFPSAARFLATQMREVAVDMASMAQRRIFIMETMGRHTGWLAASTAAAAHHDGDAPQVILLPEASFDAALFLQKVNQSLETHGNCAITVAEGLTGKDGRALAEIRSDTIYGHEQLGGVGTWLAALLKRELGMTSHVAQVDCLQRAARHLASAVDLRLAHLAGSTAVEWAVNGRHGVMTSLARRDSSTPSWEVVPVPLADIGDRERMMPDDFIDRENLWVTPAFMRYLRPLLAGAAAVPWGDDGLPDCRAIEWLPL, from the coding sequence ATGACGGCAACTCCCCTGCTTTATTTGCAATCCGGCGGCCCGACCGCCGTGCTCAATGCCTCGGCCCAAGGGGTGATCGAGGCGGCCCGCCGGCTGGACCGGCCCCTGCTGGCCGCGCGTGATGGTCTGGCGGGTCTGGTGAAGGGGGAGCTGGTCGATACCGCGCACGCCAGTGACAGTGAAGTGGCACGACTGCATACCCTGCCGGGCGCCAGTTTCGGTGTCAGCCGTCACATGGTGCCGTCCTGGGAGGAGGCGCCGCAGGAGTGGCTGGCGCTGCGTGACCGGCTGGAGCGCCATGATATCCATCATCTGCTGATCAACGGCGGGAACGGCAGCATCGGCTGTGCCGCCAGGCTGGCGCAGTTCGAGCAGCATACCGGCTACCCGCTGACGGTGATCGGCATTCCCAAGACCATCGACAACGATCTGGTCGGCACCGATTTCAGCCCGGGGTTTCCTTCCGCCGCCCGCTTCCTCGCCACGCAGATGCGTGAGGTGGCGGTGGATATGGCCAGCATGGCGCAACGGCGCATCTTCATTATGGAAACCATGGGCCGGCATACCGGCTGGCTGGCCGCCTCGACGGCCGCGGCCGCCCATCACGACGGCGATGCGCCGCAGGTGATTTTGCTGCCGGAGGCCAGCTTTGATGCGGCGCTGTTCCTGCAGAAGGTGAATCAAAGTCTGGAAACGCATGGCAACTGTGCGATTACCGTGGCGGAGGGCTTGACCGGAAAGGATGGGCGAGCGCTGGCCGAGATTCGTTCCGATACCATTTATGGCCATGAGCAGCTGGGCGGGGTCGGTACCTGGCTGGCGGCGCTGCTCAAGCGCGAGCTGGGCATGACCAGCCATGTGGCTCAGGTGGATTGCCTGCAGCGCGCGGCACGCCATCTGGCCTCAGCCGTCGATCTGCGGCTGGCGCATCTGGCCGGCAGTACGGCGGTGGAGTGGGCGGTCAACGGGCGGCATGGCGTGATGACCAGCCTGGCTCGCCGCGACAGCAGCACGCCGTCCTGGGAGGTGGTGCCGGTGCCGCTGGCCGACATTGGCGACCGCGAGCGCATGATGCCGGATGATTTCATCGACCGCGAGAATCTGTGGGTGACGCCGGCCTTCATGCGTTATCTGCGCCCCTTGCTGGCCGGGGCGGCTGCCGTGCCCTGGGGTGACGACGGGCTGCCGGATTGTCGCGCCATCGAGTGGCTGCCGCTCTGA
- a CDS encoding MFS transporter, which yields MSALFADASAWLRHRLGQTFASLGEFNYRLWALGALVSNIGTWMQRTAQDWLVLTELTHHSATAVGIVMSLQFGPQMLLTPLAGMAADRLDRRKLLMATQSAAALLALALGLLSMTGWVRLWQVYLFAGLLGCVTAFDGPARHSFVSELASEQRLSNAVALNSLSFNSARLIGPALAGVMIAAIGTGWVFVVNAVSFVAVLASLGALRVPQLYRKPRDPRQSSGFVDGLHYVAGRPDLLVMMAMMFLFSTFGLNFPIFIATMSVGVFHAGAQQYGYLSSTMAIGSVTGALLAAGRSQPRIALLVCSAAAFALVFAVAILWPHYLVFALCLTLLGVCAQTFNTACNSAMQLASAPAMRGRVMAMHLAIMLGGTPLGAPFAGWVADRFGPRCGLLVGMSAGVTAALVGLRYLIRYRGLRLERRDGRWRLHVQAAAPGTAA from the coding sequence ATGTCTGCACTGTTCGCTGATGCCTCTGCCTGGCTTCGCCACCGTCTGGGGCAGACCTTTGCCTCGCTGGGCGAATTCAATTACCGCCTTTGGGCCCTGGGGGCTCTGGTGTCGAATATCGGCACCTGGATGCAGCGCACTGCGCAGGACTGGCTGGTACTGACCGAGTTGACCCACCACAGTGCCACGGCGGTCGGCATCGTCATGTCCTTGCAGTTCGGTCCGCAAATGCTGCTGACACCGCTGGCCGGCATGGCCGCTGACCGACTGGACCGTCGCAAGCTGCTGATGGCCACGCAGTCGGCGGCGGCACTGCTGGCGCTGGCGCTCGGCCTGTTGTCGATGACGGGTTGGGTCCGGCTGTGGCAGGTGTATCTGTTTGCCGGTCTGCTGGGCTGTGTCACGGCCTTTGACGGGCCGGCGCGGCACAGTTTCGTCAGCGAGCTGGCCAGCGAGCAGCGCCTGTCCAATGCGGTGGCGCTCAACTCGCTGTCGTTCAACAGTGCGCGGCTGATCGGTCCGGCGCTGGCCGGGGTGATGATTGCCGCCATCGGCACCGGCTGGGTGTTTGTGGTCAATGCGGTGTCATTTGTCGCGGTGCTGGCTTCGCTGGGGGCCTTGCGCGTGCCACAGCTGTATCGCAAGCCGCGCGATCCGCGGCAATCCAGCGGTTTTGTCGACGGGCTGCATTATGTGGCCGGTCGGCCGGATCTGCTGGTGATGATGGCCATGATGTTCCTGTTCAGCACCTTCGGGCTGAATTTCCCGATTTTCATCGCCACCATGTCGGTCGGGGTGTTTCATGCCGGCGCACAGCAATACGGCTATCTGAGTTCGACCATGGCGATTGGCTCGGTGACCGGCGCCCTGCTGGCAGCCGGCCGCAGCCAGCCGCGCATTGCCTTGCTGGTGTGCAGCGCGGCCGCGTTTGCACTGGTATTTGCCGTCGCCATTCTCTGGCCGCATTACCTGGTGTTTGCCCTCTGTCTGACGCTGCTCGGGGTTTGTGCGCAAACCTTCAATACCGCCTGTAACAGTGCCATGCAGCTGGCTTCGGCTCCGGCGATGCGCGGCCGGGTGATGGCCATGCATCTGGCCATCATGCTGGGTGGCACGCCGCTGGGGGCACCGTTTGCCGGCTGGGTGGCTGACCGCTTCGGTCCGCGCTGCGGTCTGCTGGTCGGCATGAGCGCCGGCGTTACCGCCGCGCTGGTCGGCTTGCGCTATCTGATTCGCTACCGCGGTTTGCGGCTGGAGCGCCGCGACGGGCGCTGGCGCCTGCATGTGCAGGCTGCGGCACCCGGCACGGCCGCCTGA
- a CDS encoding MFS transporter, which translates to MPIALLALTISAFAIGTTEFVIVGLIPTIAGDLGISLPSAGLLVSLYALGVALGAPLLTALTGRVARKPLLLGLMMLFTLGNLLAWQAPGYATLVLARVLTGLAHGVFFSIGSTIATGLVARDKAASAIATMFSGLTVALVTGVPLGTFIGQHLGWRATFLAVALLGLLALLSASLFIPRDLPQPPVTRLSQQLRVLQQPRLLLVYAMTAVGYGGSFVAFTFLVPILQQVSGFSANAVSLVLLAYGISVAIGNVWGGRLADRRGPVNALQIVFAGLSAVLLLFAVTAPMPWLALLTVLLWGAFAFGNVPGLQVYVVQLAQRVSPQSVDVASGLNIAAFNLGIAGGAWLGGLIVSRAGLMPTPWIGALIVLLALALTTLSGRLDRREPGGEWAMGTQPR; encoded by the coding sequence ATGCCCATTGCCTTGCTGGCGCTCACCATCAGCGCCTTTGCCATCGGCACCACCGAATTCGTGATCGTCGGGCTGATCCCGACCATTGCCGGCGATCTCGGCATCAGCCTGCCCTCTGCCGGGCTACTGGTCAGCCTGTATGCCCTGGGCGTCGCACTCGGCGCACCGCTGCTGACCGCCCTGACCGGCCGCGTCGCGCGCAAGCCACTGCTGCTCGGACTGATGATGCTGTTCACCCTGGGCAACCTGCTGGCCTGGCAGGCCCCCGGCTACGCCACCCTGGTTCTGGCCCGCGTCCTCACCGGTCTGGCACACGGCGTGTTCTTCTCCATCGGCTCGACCATCGCCACCGGTCTGGTGGCGCGCGACAAAGCTGCCAGCGCCATCGCCACCATGTTCTCCGGTCTGACTGTGGCCCTGGTCACCGGGGTACCGCTGGGCACTTTCATCGGCCAGCACCTTGGCTGGCGTGCCACCTTCCTGGCCGTGGCCCTGCTGGGGCTCCTGGCCCTGCTCAGTGCCAGTCTGTTCATCCCGCGCGACCTGCCGCAACCGCCCGTCACCCGACTGAGCCAGCAACTGCGGGTTCTGCAGCAACCACGGCTGCTGCTGGTTTATGCCATGACGGCGGTCGGCTATGGCGGCTCTTTCGTCGCCTTCACCTTCCTGGTTCCCATCCTGCAGCAGGTCAGCGGCTTCAGCGCCAATGCCGTCAGCCTGGTCCTGCTGGCCTACGGCATCTCGGTCGCCATCGGAAATGTGTGGGGTGGCCGGCTGGCAGACCGCCGCGGCCCGGTGAACGCCCTGCAGATTGTGTTTGCCGGCCTGTCGGCAGTGTTGCTGCTGTTTGCCGTGACCGCGCCCATGCCCTGGCTGGCCTTGCTCACGGTCTTGCTGTGGGGGGCATTCGCTTTCGGCAATGTGCCGGGACTACAGGTCTATGTGGTGCAACTGGCGCAGCGGGTCAGCCCGCAATCCGTCGATGTCGCCTCCGGACTGAATATCGCGGCCTTCAATCTTGGCATCGCCGGCGGCGCCTGGCTGGGCGGGCTGATCGTCAGCCGCGCCGGCCTGATGCCCACCCCCTGGATCGGGGCCCTGATCGTGCTACTGGCCCTGGCCCTGACCACCCTGAGCGGCCGTCTCGACCGCCGGGAACCGGGCGGGGAATGGGCCATGGGCACCCAGCCGCGTTGA
- a CDS encoding LysR family transcriptional regulator yields MNLTFEELQAFVAVVDCGSLTAAAEQLTQTVSAVSRSLARLECKLETALLQRTTRRMVLTEEGHFFLPRARRILEELTQTAELMALRKQQPAGRLRINAASPFMLHVLVPLVGAFHRAYPQIELALHSSDQLIDLLEERTDIAIRIGALSDSTLHARALGRYPLRVLASPGYLARHGLPGSVAALAQHRLLGFTQPESLNLWPLRHGQGERYAITPALSASSGETLRQLALDGEGVVCLADFMTQADLQAGRLCQILPEQTVPVWQPVHAVYYRQSSLAPRIACFLDFLSQHLSLSAP; encoded by the coding sequence ATGAATCTGACCTTCGAAGAGCTTCAGGCCTTTGTGGCCGTGGTGGACTGCGGCTCGCTGACCGCCGCGGCCGAACAGCTGACGCAAACCGTGTCGGCGGTGAGCCGGTCGCTGGCACGTCTGGAGTGCAAGCTGGAGACCGCCTTGTTGCAGCGGACGACTCGCCGCATGGTGTTGACCGAAGAGGGGCACTTTTTCCTGCCGCGCGCGCGGCGCATCCTGGAAGAGCTGACACAGACTGCCGAGCTGATGGCGCTTCGCAAGCAGCAGCCGGCCGGTCGCCTGCGCATCAACGCGGCATCACCTTTCATGCTGCATGTGCTGGTGCCTCTGGTCGGTGCCTTCCATCGTGCCTATCCACAAATTGAACTGGCGCTGCACAGCAGTGATCAATTGATCGATTTGCTGGAGGAGCGCACGGATATTGCCATCCGCATCGGTGCATTGAGCGACTCGACGCTGCATGCCCGCGCCCTTGGCCGCTACCCGCTGCGGGTGCTGGCCAGTCCCGGCTATCTGGCGCGCCATGGCCTGCCAGGCAGTGTGGCGGCACTGGCACAGCATCGTCTGCTCGGCTTTACCCAGCCCGAGTCCCTCAATCTCTGGCCCTTGCGTCACGGGCAGGGTGAGCGTTATGCCATCACGCCAGCGCTGAGCGCTTCCAGCGGGGAGACCTTGCGACAGTTGGCGCTGGACGGAGAGGGGGTGGTGTGTCTGGCTGATTTCATGACCCAGGCCGATCTGCAGGCGGGGAGACTGTGTCAGATCTTGCCCGAGCAGACGGTGCCGGTATGGCAGCCGGTGCATGCGGTGTATTACCGCCAGAGCAGCCTGGCTCCCCGGATTGCCTGCTTTCTGGATTTTCTCAGTCAGCACCTGTCACTTTCAGCGCCTTAA
- a CDS encoding ABC transporter substrate-binding protein gives MRQDCEQGRRLSAWMLALSLQALPAAAGPTLVFYSEEGQKPMSYQENGMPKGEYIDHFLRIARQVPGYQIEIHFASWARGLEETREGLSAGLIGAYYRPQERPYLNHSKAIYQEDVAVHCNRDAVADRQFRRYPDDFAGLTFGNQRGYLAPGPQFFAMAAQGRIKVVEGLAFTGLVKKMLVGEIDCVVNPSLVLDQAITTLEAQGLPERMRYKSRRIMLVKTESVHVGFSKKYEASHPELKTFRALFDQIASRYPVARMTP, from the coding sequence GTGAGACAGGATTGTGAGCAGGGACGTCGATTAAGCGCGTGGATGCTGGCGCTGAGCCTGCAGGCCTTGCCGGCCGCGGCCGGTCCCACGCTGGTGTTTTATTCCGAAGAAGGGCAAAAGCCGATGTCGTATCAAGAGAACGGCATGCCCAAAGGGGAATACATCGATCATTTTCTGCGTATTGCCCGCCAGGTTCCCGGTTATCAGATTGAAATCCACTTTGCGTCCTGGGCGCGCGGACTGGAGGAGACGCGCGAAGGGCTGAGTGCCGGGCTGATCGGCGCTTACTATCGGCCACAGGAGCGGCCGTATCTGAACCATTCCAAAGCGATTTATCAGGAAGATGTGGCGGTGCACTGCAACCGCGATGCGGTGGCGGACCGGCAATTCAGGCGCTATCCGGATGATTTTGCCGGCCTGACCTTTGGCAATCAGCGCGGCTATCTGGCGCCCGGGCCGCAGTTCTTTGCCATGGCGGCGCAGGGGCGGATCAAGGTGGTCGAAGGGCTGGCGTTTACCGGGCTGGTCAAGAAAATGCTGGTGGGGGAGATTGATTGTGTGGTCAATCCCAGCCTGGTGCTGGACCAGGCGATCACCACGCTGGAGGCGCAGGGCCTGCCGGAACGCATGCGCTATAAATCGCGGCGCATCATGCTGGTCAAGACCGAGAGCGTGCATGTCGGCTTCAGTAAAAAATATGAAGCCAGCCACCCCGAGCTGAAGACCTTTCGCGCATTGTTTGACCAGATTGCCAGCCGCTATCCGGTGGCCCGGATGACGCCATGA
- a CDS encoding sensor domain-containing diguanylate cyclase: protein MKSIRLRLILLFVVVTTTTLGAFAYYEQRLLRHDLENRFVALQRDIASRLQQDLAQPLWDMDLGVVNAKLEAALIPHEVQAVYLYVPDQKEALAGLARNLSGSDLPSRAPDQLEDEMRQVLIFPPPQVDPARRKISIGRVSVYFSRAGLEQALSVAMLRRLVEVLVANILLLMVLFFSLRLVFVPLSSLRNALHDLASNQAEDLQALPRTQLLEFDQVVEGFNATLGKVKTVIARHRQAEAAALEASQRTQEALGQVRLAQQELLESNRQLERLTVTDSLTGLGNRMMLDRVLEEQLNRYRRYGGVFSLVLLDIDFFKRINDTHGHPVGDMVLVALAQLLKQSTRSVDVIGRWGGEEFLLICPDTDLFSALELAEKLRQRVESCHFPIIDALSASFGVASVQEDDNAQSLLARVDRALYRAKDGGRNRVVGESASA from the coding sequence ATGAAGTCCATTCGCCTGCGGCTGATCCTGCTGTTTGTGGTGGTGACCACCACCACGCTGGGGGCCTTTGCCTATTACGAGCAACGTCTGCTGCGGCACGACCTGGAGAATCGCTTTGTCGCTTTGCAGCGCGATATTGCCAGCAGATTGCAGCAGGATCTGGCTCAGCCCCTGTGGGACATGGACCTGGGGGTGGTCAATGCCAAACTGGAGGCGGCATTGATCCCGCATGAGGTGCAGGCGGTTTATCTGTATGTACCAGATCAGAAGGAAGCGCTGGCCGGGCTGGCGCGCAATTTGTCCGGCAGTGATTTGCCCTCGCGGGCACCGGACCAGTTGGAAGATGAAATGCGCCAAGTGCTGATTTTCCCGCCGCCGCAGGTGGATCCGGCACGGCGCAAGATCAGTATTGGCCGGGTTTCGGTGTATTTTTCGCGGGCCGGGCTCGAGCAGGCGCTTTCCGTCGCCATGCTGCGGCGGCTGGTGGAAGTCCTGGTGGCGAACATCCTGTTGCTGATGGTGCTGTTTTTCAGCCTGCGGCTGGTGTTCGTGCCGCTCAGCAGCCTGCGCAATGCCTTGCATGATCTGGCCAGCAATCAGGCCGAAGATTTGCAGGCCTTGCCCAGGACGCAGCTGCTGGAGTTCGACCAGGTGGTCGAGGGCTTCAATGCCACGCTGGGTAAAGTGAAAACCGTCATCGCCCGTCACCGCCAGGCGGAGGCGGCGGCCCTGGAGGCCAGTCAGCGAACCCAGGAGGCGCTGGGCCAGGTCAGGCTGGCGCAGCAGGAGCTGCTGGAAAGCAATCGCCAGCTGGAGCGGCTGACCGTGACTGACTCGCTGACCGGTCTGGGGAACCGGATGATGCTCGACCGGGTGCTGGAGGAGCAGCTCAACCGTTATCGTCGCTATGGGGGGGTGTTTTCGCTGGTGTTGCTGGATATCGATTTTTTTAAGCGCATCAACGACACCCATGGCCACCCGGTTGGCGACATGGTGCTGGTGGCGCTGGCGCAATTGCTCAAGCAGAGTACGCGCAGTGTGGATGTGATTGGCCGCTGGGGCGGTGAAGAGTTTTTGCTGATCTGTCCGGATACGGACCTGTTCAGTGCACTCGAACTGGCGGAAAAGTTGCGTCAGCGTGTCGAGAGCTGCCACTTCCCGATTATCGACGCCTTGTCGGCCAGTTTTGGCGTGGCCAGTGTGCAGGAAGACGATAACGCACAAAGCTTGCTGGCGCGGGTGGACCGCGCGCTGTACCGCGCCAAGGACGGGGGCCGCAATCGCGTGGTGGGCGAGTCCGCCTCGGCCTGA
- the glmS gene encoding glutamine--fructose-6-phosphate transaminase (isomerizing), translating to MCGIVGAVAQRNILPILVEGLKRLEYRGYDSCGVALYQNGQLQRARSTARVADLQAHVTAQAMSGYTGIAHTRWATHGRPETCNAHPHFSPDEQQPRIALSHNGIIENHDELRQMLQQKGYHFASQTDSEVIAHLIDYLYRGDLFEAVQQAVQRLNGSYAIAVLSREEPHRVVGARQGSPLVLGLGEQEHFLASDALALAGVCQRFVYLEEGDVADIQLQRYWISDAQGQAVERPVRFVSAQDNQVELGPYRHYMQKEIFEQPRAVADTLHDVLAIMPELFGDGAYPALRETGRVLILACGSSYYAGLTAKYWIESLARIPVDVEIASEYRYRDSIAHPDTLVVAISQSGETADTLAAVRFAGEQGMTRTLAICNVASSALVRECQLQFLTRAGVEIGVASTKGFTTQLVALYLLALCLAQARGRLSDEQEAAELKALRHLPQSMRAVLALEPQIIAWAEHFAGKAHALFLGRGLHYPVALEGALKLKEISYIHAEAYPAGELKHGPLALVSEEMPVVAVAPNDRLLEKLKSNLHEVGARGGQLYVFCDRDSAIEPGESIRAIRLTEHYGHLSPLLHTLAMQLLAYHTAVARGTDIDKPRNLAKSVTVE from the coding sequence ATGTGTGGCATTGTCGGCGCCGTGGCGCAACGCAATATCCTGCCCATCCTGGTCGAGGGGCTGAAGCGACTGGAATACCGTGGCTATGATTCCTGCGGCGTCGCCCTGTACCAGAACGGACAACTGCAACGCGCCCGCAGCACAGCCCGGGTCGCCGACCTGCAGGCCCATGTCACTGCCCAGGCCATGAGCGGCTATACCGGCATTGCCCACACCCGCTGGGCCACCCACGGACGACCGGAAACCTGCAATGCCCACCCGCATTTCTCGCCCGATGAACAACAGCCGCGCATCGCCCTGTCGCACAACGGCATCATCGAAAACCATGATGAACTGCGACAGATGCTGCAGCAGAAGGGTTACCACTTCGCCAGCCAGACCGACAGCGAAGTCATCGCCCATCTGATCGACTACCTCTACCGCGGCGATCTGTTCGAGGCGGTACAGCAGGCCGTACAACGCCTCAACGGCAGCTACGCCATCGCCGTGCTGAGCCGCGAAGAACCACATCGCGTCGTCGGCGCACGCCAGGGCTCCCCGCTGGTACTCGGGCTGGGTGAGCAGGAACACTTCCTGGCCTCCGACGCCCTGGCACTGGCCGGGGTCTGCCAACGCTTTGTCTATCTGGAAGAAGGCGACGTGGCCGACATCCAGCTGCAGCGCTACTGGATCAGCGATGCCCAGGGGCAAGCGGTCGAGCGTCCGGTCCGCTTCGTCAGCGCCCAGGACAACCAGGTCGAACTCGGCCCCTATCGCCACTACATGCAGAAAGAGATCTTCGAACAACCGCGCGCAGTGGCCGACACCCTGCACGATGTGCTGGCCATCATGCCCGAGCTGTTCGGCGACGGCGCCTATCCGGCGCTGCGCGAAACCGGACGCGTGCTGATCCTGGCCTGCGGCTCCAGCTACTACGCCGGCCTGACGGCCAAATACTGGATCGAGAGCCTGGCACGCATCCCGGTCGATGTGGAGATCGCCAGCGAATACCGCTACCGCGACAGCATTGCCCACCCCGACACCCTGGTGGTCGCCATCTCGCAAAGTGGCGAAACCGCTGACACGCTGGCGGCCGTGCGCTTCGCCGGTGAACAAGGCATGACCCGCACCCTGGCCATCTGCAATGTCGCCAGCAGCGCCCTGGTGCGCGAATGCCAGCTGCAGTTCCTCACCCGTGCCGGCGTCGAAATCGGTGTCGCCTCCACCAAGGGCTTCACCACCCAGCTGGTCGCACTCTACCTGCTGGCGCTGTGCCTGGCACAAGCCCGTGGCCGCCTGAGCGACGAACAGGAAGCCGCCGAACTCAAGGCCCTGCGTCACCTGCCGCAGTCCATGCGCGCCGTCCTGGCCCTGGAGCCGCAGATCATCGCCTGGGCCGAACACTTTGCCGGCAAGGCCCACGCCCTGTTCCTCGGTCGCGGCCTGCACTACCCGGTCGCGCTGGAAGGCGCACTGAAACTCAAGGAGATTTCCTACATTCATGCCGAAGCCTACCCGGCCGGCGAACTGAAACACGGACCGCTGGCACTGGTCAGCGAAGAGATGCCGGTGGTGGCCGTGGCACCGAATGACCGGCTGCTGGAAAAACTCAAATCCAATCTGCACGAAGTCGGCGCCCGTGGCGGTCAACTCTATGTGTTCTGCGACCGCGACAGCGCCATCGAACCAGGAGAATCCATCCGGGCCATCCGCCTGACCGAACACTACGGCCATCTCTCCCCGCTGCTGCATACCCTGGCAATGCAACTGCTGGCCTACCACACCGCCGTCGCCCGCGGCACCGACATCGACAAACCACGCAATCTGGCCAAGAGCGTCACCGTCGAATAA
- a CDS encoding Lrp/AsnC family transcriptional regulator: MTYQEINHQVDELDQRILQQLQQDADLSNQQLAERVHASAPTCLRRVRRLKQLGLIQRTVALVAPQAQGIGLTALVEISLERQSAEALAAFETLVADEPAVTQCYRVSPGPDLVLVLALADMPAYHQLAHRLLTTQANVRNVRAFFVTHCSKFSPHSPLC; this comes from the coding sequence ATGACTTATCAAGAAATTAATCATCAGGTGGATGAGCTGGATCAGCGTATTCTGCAGCAGCTGCAGCAGGATGCCGACCTGAGCAATCAGCAGCTGGCCGAGCGGGTGCATGCCTCGGCGCCCACCTGTCTGCGTCGGGTGCGTCGTTTGAAACAGCTCGGACTGATCCAGCGCACGGTGGCCCTGGTGGCGCCGCAGGCGCAGGGGATTGGCCTGACGGCGCTGGTGGAAATTTCGCTGGAGCGTCAGTCGGCTGAGGCACTGGCGGCTTTCGAGACGCTGGTGGCCGACGAGCCGGCCGTGACGCAGTGCTATCGGGTGTCTCCCGGGCCGGATCTGGTGCTGGTGCTGGCGTTGGCCGACATGCCGGCCTACCATCAGCTGGCGCATCGCTTGCTGACCACGCAGGCCAATGTCCGTAATGTGCGGGCCTTTTTCGTCACTCACTGCAGCAAGTTTTCCCCGCATTCTCCCTTGTGCTGA
- a CDS encoding Bcr/CflA family efflux MFS transporter, with the protein MTTVSLALSASRRTAIVRVLLCLLPVIGMVVDLVSPSLPAITLALHTSQTLGQDLISLYLFGYALGNFVTGFLTDAWGRRRLLLAAMSGFMLTSLLPVCWPTIGMLLLTRWLQGLMIGSISVVARSIYSDVLAPSELVRLGVLTGSMFALGPIIGPLLGGYLQVWFGWQACFVSLAALMGLLLLLIRRIVPETHFNRHPLQLAIIRRNLAEVLRHREFMGLVLMMGAVYSLSIAFNTVGPFLIQGRLHYSPIVFGHIALLLGCAFMLATFLCRWLIGRFAVERLQAVATLLLLAVALCGLLAGWWLGSHLALLCIVSALMFCAQGFIFPMSMGKGLAMFGHIAGTATALMFLINTLMTSLTALVLSLLPISDPQDLLWVYLVLSLVCLLAHRMLIQPRPARLVRAAG; encoded by the coding sequence ATGACTACTGTTTCCCTGGCGCTGTCGGCGTCACGGCGCACGGCGATCGTGCGCGTTTTGCTTTGTCTGTTGCCGGTAATCGGCATGGTGGTGGACCTGGTGTCGCCGTCGCTGCCAGCGATCACGCTGGCGCTACATACCAGCCAGACGCTGGGTCAGGATTTGATCAGCCTGTATCTGTTCGGTTATGCGCTGGGTAACTTTGTCACCGGTTTTCTCACCGATGCCTGGGGACGGCGCCGTTTGCTGCTGGCAGCGATGTCCGGTTTCATGCTGACCAGCCTGCTGCCAGTGTGCTGGCCGACGATCGGCATGTTGTTGCTGACCCGCTGGTTGCAGGGGCTGATGATCGGCTCGATCTCGGTGGTGGCGCGTTCGATCTATTCGGACGTGCTGGCGCCGTCGGAGCTGGTGCGGCTGGGGGTGCTGACCGGCAGTATGTTTGCCCTCGGTCCGATCATTGGTCCCTTGCTCGGTGGCTATCTGCAGGTGTGGTTTGGCTGGCAGGCCTGCTTCGTGTCTCTGGCCGCACTGATGGGGCTGCTGTTGCTGCTGATCCGCCGCATCGTGCCGGAGACACACTTCAACCGTCATCCGCTGCAGCTGGCGATCATCCGGCGCAATCTGGCCGAGGTGCTGCGTCATCGCGAGTTCATGGGGCTGGTGCTGATGATGGGGGCGGTGTACTCGCTGAGTATTGCGTTCAATACCGTCGGCCCCTTCCTGATTCAGGGTCGGCTGCACTATTCACCCATCGTGTTTGGCCACATTGCCCTGTTGCTGGGCTGTGCCTTCATGCTGGCGACGTTTCTCTGCCGCTGGCTGATTGGCCGCTTTGCCGTCGAGCGGCTGCAGGCCGTCGCCACGCTGTTGCTGCTGGCCGTGGCGCTGTGCGGCTTGCTGGCGGGCTGGTGGCTTGGCAGCCATCTGGCGCTGTTGTGTATCGTCAGTGCGCTGATGTTCTGTGCCCAGGGGTTTATTTTCCCGATGTCGATGGGCAAGGGGCTGGCCATGTTCGGCCATATTGCCGGTACGGCCACGGCGCTGATGTTTCTGATCAATACCCTGATGACCAGCCTGACGGCGTTGGTGCTCAGTTTGCTGCCGATCAGTGATCCTCAGGATCTGCTGTGGGTGTATCTGGTGCTGTCCCTGGTCTGTCTGCTGGCACACCGGATGCTGATTCAGCCTCGTCCGGCCCGTCTGGTACGGGCAGCAGGGTGA